The stretch of DNA CGTTGGGAACGGCTAGGGCCAGCGAGGCGATCACTACGGTCAGCGCGGCGTAGATCGGATTGCGTACCAGGCGGAACGGGCCGGTGGTGACCAGGGGGGTGTTCCGTGGGGTCGACGGTGGTACGCCAGGAGGCGCCCATGGCGAGTTGGGCGGCGAACACGGCGGCAATGCCGGCTGCTGCCAGGACCAGGCCGGTAAGCCTTGCGGCTGGCTCCTCCAGCCAGGGCAGCAGGGGCAGGCCGAGCAAATCGGCGACCGGGGCCGCCGCACCGGTGAGGAATCCGCCTGCCGCACCGGCCAGCCGCGCACCCCAGTCCCGTGCCCCGCTGGGCGGGCGTACCCCGCTGTCTCCGGTCCGCCGCTGCTGCACAGCAGCACACACCCCGCCGACGAGCAGCAGGACCAGCACGAAGAGGGTCAGCGCCGCGACGGTCATCGCGCTCACCCCCGGTCCGGGTCGTGCTTGCGGGCCGCACCGAGCAGGTAGTCGCCGCTGATGCGGGTGTATGCACCCACCGACACCCTCGCCCGCCTCAACGACACACTCACCGCGGGCCAGGGGGTCTCTGGCCCGGCAGCCCGCCGTGTCATCCGCGCCGCTGCCCGCGCCCCGCGGTTCGAGGGCAGCATCATCAACGCCACCAGCGCCCGCCGACTGCTCGCCAACCAGGACGCCGTGCTCTACGACAACCCGCAAGCCCTGCTGCTGTGCCACTACAAAAGGGAGCAGGCCCTGTGCCACCGTGCCGGAATCCGGGACGCCCCGCAGCTCGATCGTTGCGTATCGGGTTGCGGCAATATCGTGCGCACCGACCACCAGGCCACGGCTCTGCACGAGCGTGCCGCCGCTCTCGACCAGCAGGCCGCCCCGTCTCCGACGGCGTCGACGACGTCCCGGCCCAGGCCGATGTGTTCGTCG from Streptomyces sp. BA2 encodes:
- a CDS encoding methyltransferase family protein, encoding MPPCSPPNSPWAPPGVPPSTPRNTPLVTTGPFRLVRNPIYAALTVVIASLALAVPNAIAVLGLAVMALGIEIQVRRIEEPYLQSIHGNDYQRYAARTGRFLPGLGRER